One Sander vitreus isolate 19-12246 chromosome 23, sanVit1, whole genome shotgun sequence DNA window includes the following coding sequences:
- the cdk17 gene encoding cyclin-dependent kinase 17, giving the protein MEKMKRIKKRLSLTLRSSQTIDESLSELAEQMTIEDGGTKDNEPFMRNGRPPTSHSMHSFLHQYTGSFKKPPLRRPHSVIGGTLGSFMAMPRNGSRLDIVHENLKMGSDGESDQASGTSSDEVQSPTGVCLRNRMHRRISMEDLNKRLSLPADIRIPDGYLEKLQLSSPPFDQPLSRRSRRASLSEIGFGKLETYIKLDKLGEGTYATVFKGRSKLTDNLVALKEIRLEHEEGAPCTAIREVSLLKDLKHANIVTLHDIVHTDKSLTLVFEYLDKDLKQYMDDCGNIMSMHNVKVFLFQILRGLSYCHKRKVLHRDLKPQNLLINENGELKLADFGLARAKSVPTKTYSNEVVTLWYRPPDVLLGSSEYSTQIDMWGVGCIFYEMAAGRPLFPGSTVEDELHLIFRLLGTPTEEKWPGISSIEEFKSYNFPKYKPQPLINHAPRLDGDGIELLLAFLRYESKKRNSAEEAMKHSYFRQLGTRVQTLPESVSIFTLKEVQLQRDPGYRNSYNPESGNGKINRRQSMLF; this is encoded by the exons ATGGAGAAGATGAAGAGGATTAAGAAGCGCCTGTCGTTAACACTCCGCTCCAGTCAGACCATCGACGAGTCGCTGTCTGAACTGGCCGAGCAGATGACCATCGAGGATGGCGGCACCAAGGACAATG AGCCCTTCATGAGGAACGGCCGCCCCCCCACCTCCCACAGCATGCACTCCTTCCTGCACCAGTACACCGGCTCCTTCAAGAAGCCTCCGCTCCGCCGGCCGCACAGCGTCATCGGCGGCACCCTGGGGTCCTTCATGGCAATGCCACGCAACGGTAGTCGTCTTg ATATTGTGCACGAGAACCTGAAGATGGGCTCCGATGGGGAGAGCGACCAGGCATCGGGAACGTCTTCAGACGAGGTGCAATCTCCGACTGGTGTCTGTCTGAGGAACCGCATGCACCGGCGGATCTCCATGGAG gaCCTCAACAAGCGCCTGTCTCTGCCCGCTGACATCCGAATCCCCGACGGTTAcctggagaagctgcagctcaGCAGCCCGCCCTTTGACCAGCCGCTCAGCCGACGCTCCCGCAGAGCCTCGCTG TCGGAGATTGGTTTTGGCAAGTTGGAGACGTACATTAAGCTGGACAAACTGGGAGAG GGAACCTACGCCACAGTATTTAAAGGACGCAGTAAGCTGACGGACAACCTGGTGGCACTGAAGGAGATCCGGCTGGAGCACGAGGAGGGAGCGCCATGCACCGCCATCAGAGAAG TGTCGTTACTGAAGGACCTCAAACACGCCAACATCGTGACGCTTCACGACATCGTCCACACCGACAAGAGCCTCACGCTCGTCTTCGAGTACCTG GATAAGGACCTGAAGCAGTACATGGATGACTGTGGAAACATAATGAGCATGCACAATGTGAAG GTCTTCCTGTTCCAGATTTTGCGAGGGCTGTCGTATTGTCATAAGAGGAAAGTTCTCCACAGGGACCTGAAGCCCCAGAACCTCCTTATAAATGAGAATGGAGAACTTAAACTGGCTGATTTTG GTCTGGCGAGGGCCAAGTCTGTCCCAACTAAAACCTACTCCAACGAGGTGGTGACTCTTTGGTACCGGCCCCCCGATGTCCTCCTGGGATCCTCTGAGTATTCAACACAGATCGACATGTG gGGTGTCGGTTGTATATTCTATGAGATGGCTGCAGGTCGGCCGCTGTTCCCTGGCTCCACCGTGGAGGACGAGCTCCACCTCATCTTCAGGTTACTGG GTACACCCACGGAGGAGAAGTGGCCGGGAATCTCCTCCATCGAAGAATTTAAATCCTACAACTTCCCCAAATACAAACCACAGCCGTTGATCAACCACGCTCCCAG GCTGGATGGCGACGGCATCGAGCTGCTGCTGGCTTTCCTCAGA TACGAATCTAAGAAGAGGAATTCAGCTGAAGAGGCTATGAAACATTCCTACTTCAGGCAGCTTGGGACAAGAGTTCAGACACTGCCCGAGA